Genomic window (Pieris rapae chromosome 12, ilPieRapa1.1, whole genome shotgun sequence):
aaaatgcattttttgtaaatgaagtaatgtaatattattaaaatatatacctacatattatttattaaagtctcagcaaaaactaaatacatattcTATTCGAAATGACCACCTTTGGCTTTTATACAGGGCAAATTCTTCAAAGAGATCaaaatctttttgttttgttgtttccAAGAGAAATTTCGCCACTGTTTGCTCCAAAGATTTTTCAAGAGACTCAATATCACCGTGTCGAGTAAGCCATGTCTTCTAAAACTGATCATAATTTGAAGTCTAAAAAGTTAAGGTCTGGGTTAGTCCAAAAAAAGGTTGGAACATTGGTTGTGTAGTACGTGCCTGGTACAAAATCCTAATGCAAAGTCcacggtatatttttaaagtgcgTTGCTGAGAGGTACAAAACAGGTTCCAAGACTGTATCTTGATGTTTTCATCGGTAAAGAGCCGATTCTGTGCTTTTCATCTGCGTATCGCGAGAGAAGGCGTTTTGATCGATCCACTCTCTTTAATTGTAAGGATTTAGGGCATGTCCTGTTTATCAACGATGAGCACCGAGCTTcacgttttgttttataatacgcGATAGAGTCCTAGCGGGAACCTTGATTTCTCGCGATAAGATTTTTGGCTTCCAAATGGAGTTTCAACGAATTCTGCCTTTAAAAGCATTAACAGCCTTTGTAGTTTTAACAGCTTGCAGCCGCTCCGATATTTTCCAGTCTTTGATAGACAAAGTGTTATAGTATCTGTTAATAGTAAGATATACGAACATATGGCTGATACCAAGCTTTTAAATTGTCTGGAATATGACCGATGGCTCCATACCCACTTTGGGCTAGGCGATCACTACAATcctgttttaaataatgaaccatattgtaattaaataaagaacgaAAAAACATGTGTAATGatgcaaaattaaaagacgtttttaaaatgtgttcgttttttaaatacatggtccaacttcaaatttaaaaaaagtcggTAAACGATacgtttttatgtaacataacagcatttatggccagacaggttatataaatcatatgattttaataaactgcTTGCTGCTGTTTCTACTTATATTTATCTCTGCGTTGATGAAAATTTATAAGCCTGTGGCAAAAAGTGGTTGCCTGCAAgaagatcgctcgaaagcgataaggccgctaGTGGccctcctttttatttaattatgtcaattgtagTATGTTTCTGCACCGAAGTgttaacacataaataaataaacctttaaGTACCTTGATATtgattatgaattaatttaaaaaaatcttggtTCCGATGGCGGAACGGAGAGGAGCGGAGTGGAGAGGctatctgtttattttttttaatattctatttaaatatatttaagtgtaaAACAGATTTACATAAAACCTAGTATCTGATACGATAATGATTATCAAAAGCTTGGGGAttcttgtaaatataaaattaatagataaacaatacTCATATGAAAATTTGATTAACTTGCTGTTTAGCTTAACTAAAAAGTTCTCAATTTTTGCTAAGTAAATGAGAAATGAAAATCAAAGAACGATACGGCAATCACTCACTCGATGTTAAATATGCAGACGAGTGTATTGATTGTCTCCAAGAATATCGGCTGGAAAACCCCGAACGCTCacttttctaattttatagaattatgGTAATCAAGTATACGCACGTTCTTAAAACAAACTGTTTATAAACATGCAACATCGAAggtaattaaatgaaatatgtgtATAGTTCTACGATAAGTGATTTATTAATgcgtaatatttatgtaaaaaatatgcgACAAATACGCTTGACGGATTAAGGTTCTTAAGAAACctcttatttttcaattttaagtatataatccCAATTACctgcttattatatataattagattcaaatagttttgttttttaaagctGTGATAACTGTTCAAAAATACAAACTTTATTACTGATAAATAGATCAATAGGGCTCTACTGTAATTGTAACTTATCCAACATCTAAGTAGTgggtataaaattgttatattatagcGTCAATATTTATGAACCCAGCAAAATCTGTTTCGATATGAAAGGGTACACCCGCCAAACTTTCTTTAGCGTTATCCCTTATAATGTAGGGTcgtcattttttaataaaattgtattcgtaATCAATTGGCCTATTTTTAtgacaaacatatttttcaatatcaaaattttggggtttactataaatatatatttattgtatatttaatattattttttatgatttaaaacacGCTTTTATACGTGGTGATACCGAAATATGTACATGTAATTTAATGCTTAAAATGCCTTAACCTTCTTTATTCAATCTACAATACatgtaaattacaaatacattttatgtaattacttttaatttatttgtcagTTAACTAATAAATACCCCAACTCTACACTATAAGCCTGGTGCAATAAAACTCAAAGGTCCAACCTAATCTTTACGATTTGGGCTgcttcaaacaaaatataataaatcccTGTAATTAAGCAAATTAATAGTTACCTGTATTAAATTCTCAACCTCATTATTTTGGTTCAACAGCGTTCCAAAAATATCGATTCACGAAACCAGCATGTCGGCCGCCCTCTAGGGCAGACAGCTCCACTCGCTCTATGCACACATAGGACACAACACGTCAAACGGTTTCCCGCCACTGCTATTTCAACACTtgtcttatattaatttaattttaattacccaCTGCAGTTCGTTTCGCTTGTTATTGACATTTTAggggttttattattattatagaataagcTGAAACTTTCCCTATATTTGGTGAGGAAAATACAGTGTACCGACCGGGCGCTTGTGCTCGACCCGACTGACTgaattttctacttttaccCGGCGCAAGCCTTCAACCCCTTGTAATCGAGCACGTTCTCAAAGATCCATGATGAGTAGGTACATATATGTAGTTTACtgatgaaattatatttatagttaaatgaaggtttttgtttttaatatctaacatttggattaatttaataaatgtttaagataacattatcataaaaatttacacaataCATACTCAATAGCTCAATTATCTGGAGAGGATATGGCGATTAGCGCTTAGAGAGGAAATCACAAACAACTATTAAAAACCATGAATAAAAATGACCATGATTGAATTACTTAGTATAatgttaatttcatttaaataaattttcatttctatAAAGAAGCAATATGATTTATTAGTGGTGCTAGATAGCTGACAACTTTGATGAAAGTTTCAAAGAGATGCTTTAGTTAGTTGTGTCGTAGACCGTAGTACTTTTACATGTCTAAGAGTAAAGCTTAATAACTAATTACTTAATCTTAACGGAAttcgttttattaatactctatagtaattaatacataacaactttattttaagttcagctgtgtaaaaagagatgtctgtagttttattgtgttaaacataaatattaaacacatacgtccgtgtaaaatatttgtacgtAACATCAATACTTTAGGCGTAACTTTTGAGTAACAATTCTATGCATTGCAAACCATTAAGCTTATAagctttttttacaataatacaatatgCAGACGATATCATCTTAAACTCAAGAATTGAGAAAAttgctttatattttgtttacttttgtaGATGTTCAATTAAGGTTAATACAAGAATTCCTattcagataaaaaaaaatgtccttataataattgtagcctgacaaacaaaatattattatgtattgacAGAGTtaagtacttattattaagataacaacttattattattattttttttaatataatggaaatacatatatagttcTTTATGCCATTTtcaagtacataatattattagtgtcatcattaacaaatatcaaaaatattaaatctatgGTTAGGTATGTCAAGGTTGTCATTTGAAAATGTCAAGCATGGCACAAGCCACGGGTAGCTGTCATACTGAACATATCTATAGTTGTTTTGACATTGACTTCTGTAGCGGTGGCCGGTGGCATTCATTTTTAGtctataaactttaaaattactaattatttgatatttatgttttaatacaaaataaatgtttagtgatttttataattatagtgcatttaagaaaattaacacTAATCAAAATGGCACAAGCGGAAGATACTGAACTTCGTGATCTTGTAATTGAAGCTTTGGAGAAAAACGGATCTCTTGCAAAAATAAGGGCTCTGTTGAGGGCTAACATTTTCCTGGCTTTCGAAGACGActgtgaaaatattaaacagaatGAATCCcttgacaatattttaaagcttcCGGAaggaattttatctttatcgATCATACACGAGTTTTTGGAGTtctgcaatttaaaaaatacgttgTTTGTTTACATGTCAGAATCACGACAAGGAAATGAGTATAAGGTTAAAACACAGCGGTCACTCATCGATACGTTACGATTAAATAAAGTGAGTAAAGATAAAGAACCTATTCTTATTACTCTGTTAAAATACTTCACTAAATCACAAAAACATGAAAGTTCGCATGAAAGCTATGAGCATGGTGATCATTCTACATATACAGTAGAACATGATACTAGTTCCTCTACAAGTCAATCCCAATCTGATAATTCATcagatgaaaaaaataaaatagatttaagatTGTCTTTAGATAACTCAGATACTGATAGCTCTAGTGACTCAAGAAACAAGAAAAGCTCAGAATATGTTCCTAATCCAGATATAACTGTAAGTGACATAGATTTAGATGTACCTGAAGAGGTCAAAAGTTGTCCAGAAAGTTTTCCTActgtagaaaaaaacaaattaagtaaCACAGATAGTCTTATTAAGACCAGTGAACAGAAATCATTTGAATTGAaaccttttaatttaactgatgaaaaacttttaaataccaCAGGAATACCTAATAGTGATGAtggtataaaagaaaataaaataatggcaAATGAATTTCACACAATAAGTAGTCCTTCATcagaatcatttaaaaaagaaaatataaacttaagttCTGCGATGACCACAAATTTAATTCCTAAATTGACACCAGACCAATCATACAAAAATGATCATTCGCTAGATTATAGTTACGATTTTTCATCTATTCCAGTTTCTGAAAAATCTCTTTCAAATAAACTATCAGAAAAACAAACCTCAAACCAAAATAGTTCAAGTTCATATAGTGATAAACAAAATTCCCCGAGGTCAATAAGTTCTATTTCTATATCAGATGTAGCTGATCTTATAAGTGAGAGAAGCTATGTTAGTAGAAAAAGTAAAATCTCCATTTCCCAAGGAAAATTACAGAAAGATAAAAGCCCAGATAATATAAGCTTGAAGTCTAGCAATAATTCCAGTGATTTCTCTCATTCTCCAATTCCATCTTTATCAAATCTCAGTTTAGACTATCATAGTGATTAGAgggttaatattgtttatattattatttaaaaaaaaactttgcatttttatatacaatttcaattaaatatttcaacattGGTATAATATGAAGTATTGTATTTTCAAGAAACTTGTTAataacttgaaataaattgtcaatgtataataaatactaaagtgAGTACTATACGCTTGATTTGAGATATGTGTCAATGGTACACATGTGGTTGTACACAGGTCTAATGATTTGTAGTCAGTTAAATTAGCACTAGTGATCTTGTGATAATAAGCATTATTCCTAatgaaaaagttattattggtgtattttttaattatattaaaagtggTGTAAagctaatataattatacctACTTCTGATGTTATACAAAAGAAACCTAAATTTTAACTGGAgagtaaaaatattcaatccTGCATATTTCTATACTAGTTTTCATTTTAGCTAAATTTATCTAACAGCAGGAAATCTGGTTTCAGAAGGTgtctttttaatgttttatatgtgaACAAGATGATAATTGATTACTGTCCTTTTAACTCctgcattttttattgtaaaacaatgaatattattaagtttttattatatggtgTAAAttagcattttaatatattaatatgaatgtaCTTACTAATTAGGatgtatttaaagtaaattataactaCTCATTTTAGTGCATCACACATTATTTTGTAGGCATATTgtgttgtaataaataatatgtttaattttgcaGAAGGTTGTGCCTTATTTaagataacaaatttaaacagaGGTTCCTTAAATTTCATGTTGATGATTGTCTAGTCCTAGAAGCATAAACAGTTGCCGTCCAAATTGCTCCACTATCTCATTTGTTTCTGatgaataacaataacatggtgtattaaaataatgtttctagTGCATAAGTTCcttttgaataaagtttttgctttatatatattgtattttgatttGGTTATTGTGTTATTACCAGATCCACAAGTAACCTTATTAAGTACCAGCTGGTGCCCGCGACTTCGTCTGTGCAGGATTAGTATTTCGAGTAGCTTACATTAGCGTGGCGTAGATGAGAAGTACCTACTTAAATTAGAGTCTCGGCacggtatttttttgtttggtaACTAGGTTTGTCTGAGAATATCCAAAACTGTACCCCTCTTCTATTCtctccaaaaaaatattaggtacTAGAGTCCGGTACTCTGGTGAGCCGGCCATCGTGCGTCTGAATAATAATCCCGAGACGCAGTTTGTTTACTACTAAGTTACCAGCTATTTCGTTTGTAGTGTTCACTACGTGGTACACGATCTGGGTGTATCTCTACCATGTCATTATGGCTTGTCACTCTATGTTTAGCTTTTGTAGAacttttggatttttttttgatgtcgAATCTATTTAAATCCTACTGAAGagggctattcgtgcaatcaataatttaaaattagtagtCACAAATCTTATGAAAGAAGGTAtaatcttttgtttattgtataatcGCAGGATTGAAAGTAACAATCAGAGAAGATTCTGTATGTGCTCCAAAATAAAGCAAGGTACTGAAATAATACGtcattaagtttttttcacaatttatataaagcatAGATTGTAGATATCACGTTTTATGCACACAAGTCAATCCATACCGAACACAGTAACATAAGTTACAtttctatacaaattaatatacatactgTATAATATGGCATAGCGGTTAGTGTAAtcacatagaaaaaattatattaaacattcttATCATATTTACACTTATTTTAGGTACATgagttttatatgaaaatggtataaaaattacactttCATAATATACGTAACATAGTTATGCAGTTGCGTCATTATTATTCCtaactttgaaaaatataacaatagtaAAAGCCACaattcataatattacaattaaacactgttaaaaaattaaatatagctcCAGGCACTGTAGTTGAGTATTTTTCACGAATTATAGGTACTATCTGAAACTTTTTAACGAAGGCGTTAAAAATTTTCTgtgaaaaaatacaacaaaaagagAAAGGCTGCTACTCTTGCTTTTAGTATTTGCTATTATCCACAAATATGCAGAGCTAATCCTTtcgtttgaaaatttaaataaaaaatttgaatttatactaactttgtataatatctacataataaaattcatgaaatacaacagataaccaaaaaaatatgtttatgtatggCAAATATTTGGCTGTGTATACATAAGTCTGACTTTTACTTTAACTGAAACagaacttaaaaaatactatcttTTATGCGTTACCTGCATGCTTAAGAAACAGTAATTCAGAAAAATCAAAGCAAATTTCTTATACATTCAATATTTGCATTATttgtaaatcaaaaaaaagatctaataatgtaattaaaatattgcgaggtttcaaaaaataaacctaCTTGTAGAGTATGAATGAAGATTTACTGCcaatttactttgttttatatttaacttgaaataaatattgtcaaataattttaatataacaaagtcGTTCAGTAAATCATAGATTAAATAGATTATTGTGCTTgtgttgtataataaatacgcGTTAtagcaaaattaattacattagtcAACAATACTGTATAGTCTCAATTGTGTTTTCGGTCGAAGGTCCAAAAACCCAAGagtataaacttaattatttagtatattttaaagctcGTTGCCCATAGAGCTGTCGTGTGTGAGATTCGAGTCCATGCTCGCATTGTCTGAGTCTTGACTTTGGTTTCCGCTGTAGTTAGCTGCCT
Coding sequences:
- the LOC110993764 gene encoding dentin sialophosphoprotein; the encoded protein is MAQAEDTELRDLVIEALEKNGSLAKIRALLRANIFLAFEDDCENIKQNESLDNILKLPEGILSLSIIHEFLEFCNLKNTLFVYMSESRQGNEYKVKTQRSLIDTLRLNKVSKDKEPILITLLKYFTKSQKHESSHESYEHGDHSTYTVEHDTSSSTSQSQSDNSSDEKNKIDLRLSLDNSDTDSSSDSRNKKSSEYVPNPDITVSDIDLDVPEEVKSCPESFPTVEKNKLSNTDSLIKTSEQKSFELKPFNLTDEKLLNTTGIPNSDDGIKENKIMANEFHTISSPSSESFKKENINLSSAMTTNLIPKLTPDQSYKNDHSLDYSYDFSSIPVSEKSLSNKLSEKQTSNQNSSSSYSDKQNSPRSISSISISDVADLISERSYVSRKSKISISQGKLQKDKSPDNISLKSSNNSSDFSHSPIPSLSNLSLDYHSD